The following proteins come from a genomic window of Pseudomonas syringae:
- the greA gene encoding transcription elongation factor GreA produces the protein MIKYPMTVQGARALEEELTHLTKVVRPKLSQDIGTARELGDLKENAEYHAAREQQGMVEARIRDIEGRMQNAVVIDVTTIEPTGKVIFGTTVEIANVETDERVTYQIVGEDEADIKKGKISVGSPIARALIAKEEGDVVVVKTPSGVIEYEIIEVRHI, from the coding sequence ATGATCAAATACCCTATGACAGTCCAGGGCGCTCGTGCCCTGGAAGAAGAACTGACCCACCTGACCAAGGTTGTGCGTCCCAAGTTGAGCCAGGACATCGGTACTGCGCGTGAGCTGGGCGACCTCAAGGAAAACGCCGAATACCATGCTGCCCGCGAACAGCAGGGCATGGTCGAGGCGCGTATCCGTGATATCGAAGGGCGCATGCAGAACGCCGTGGTGATTGATGTCACCACCATCGAGCCTACCGGCAAGGTGATTTTTGGCACCACGGTCGAGATCGCCAACGTCGAGACTGACGAACGCGTGACCTATCAGATCGTTGGTGAAGACGAGGCGGATATCAAGAAGGGCAAGATTTCAGTGGGTTCGCCCATTGCCCGAGCCTTGATTGCCAAGGAAGAGGGTGACGTCGTGGTCGTGAAAACGCCGAGTGGCGTTATCGAGTACGAAATCATCGAGGTGCGTCACATCTGA
- a CDS encoding YhbY family RNA-binding protein: MPLTPEQKKQYKSIGHHLKPVLIVADNGLTEGVLAELERALSDHELIKIKLNILDRESRLGAVAELCKAGSADLVQVIGKMALIYRKNPKVNKQLSNVHRAHG, from the coding sequence ATGCCGCTCACTCCAGAGCAGAAGAAACAATACAAATCCATTGGCCACCACCTGAAACCGGTATTGATCGTGGCGGACAATGGTTTGACTGAAGGTGTGCTTGCAGAACTTGAACGCGCATTGAGCGATCATGAGCTGATCAAGATCAAGCTCAACATCCTTGACCGCGAAAGCCGTCTGGGAGCCGTTGCAGAATTGTGCAAGGCTGGCTCAGCCGACCTTGTACAGGTCATCGGCAAAATGGCGTTGATCTATCGCAAGAACCCAAAGGTAAACAAGCAACTGTCCAACGTCCACCGCGCACACGGATAA
- the rlmE gene encoding 23S rRNA (uridine(2552)-2'-O)-methyltransferase RlmE, which yields MARSKTSHNWLKEHFDDKYVKMAQKDGYRSRASYKLLEIQEKDKIIRPGMTVIDLGAAPGGWSQVTSRLIGGQGRLIASDILEMDSIPDVTFIQGDFTEDAILEQILEAVGNTQVDLVISDMAPNMSGLSAVDMPRAMFLCELALDLAGRVLRPGGDFLIKVFQGEGFDVYHKDIRKLFDKVQMRKPSSSRDRSREQYLLARGFRGIDGAASIERF from the coding sequence GTGGCCCGTTCCAAGACAAGCCATAACTGGCTCAAAGAACACTTCGACGACAAGTACGTCAAAATGGCACAGAAGGACGGCTACCGTTCGCGTGCCAGTTACAAGCTTCTCGAGATCCAGGAGAAGGACAAGATTATCCGCCCGGGCATGACCGTGATCGACCTCGGTGCAGCGCCAGGTGGCTGGTCGCAGGTGACCAGTCGTCTGATTGGTGGTCAAGGCCGTCTGATCGCTTCCGACATCCTTGAGATGGATAGCATTCCTGATGTGACCTTCATTCAGGGCGACTTCACTGAAGATGCAATTCTGGAGCAGATCCTGGAGGCGGTCGGTAATACGCAGGTAGACCTTGTGATTTCCGATATGGCCCCCAATATGAGTGGATTGAGCGCTGTCGATATGCCGCGTGCAATGTTTCTCTGTGAATTGGCGCTCGATCTTGCCGGTCGGGTACTGCGTCCCGGTGGCGATTTTCTGATCAAGGTCTTCCAGGGTGAAGGCTTCGATGTCTACCACAAGGATATTCGCAAGCTGTTCGACAAGGTGCAGATGCGCAAGCCTTCGTCGTCGCGTGACAGGTCCCGTGAGCAATACCTGCTGGCACGTGGCTTTCGTGGAATCGATGGCGCAGCCAGCATCGAACGGTTTTGA
- the ftsH gene encoding ATP-dependent zinc metalloprotease FtsH yields MAKNLILWLIIAAVLVTVMNNFSSPNEPQNLNYSEFIQQVKDGKVEKVSVDGYVITGKRSDGDTFKTIRPNIPDNGLIGDLVSNNVVVEGKQPEQQSIWTQLLVASFPILVIIAVFMFFMRQMQGGAGGKGGPMSFGKSKARLLSEDQVKTTLADVAGCDEAKEEVGELVEFLRDPGKFQRLGGRIPRGVLMVGPPGTGKTLIAKAIAGEAKVPFFTISGSDFVEMFVGVGASRVRDMFEQAKKHAPCIIFIDEIDAVGRHRGAGMGGGHDEREQTLNQLLVEMDGFEMNDGIIVIAATNRPDVLDPALLRPGRFDRQVVVGLPDIRGREQILKVHMRKVPMGDDVNPGVIARGTPGFSGADLANLVNEASLFAARSGKRVVEMKEFELAKDKIMMGAERKSMVMSDKEKRNTAYHEAGHAIVGRLVPEHDPVYKVSIIPRGRALGVTMFLPEEDRYSLSKRALISQICSLYGGRIAEEMTLGFDGVTTGASNDIMRASQIARNMVTKWGLSEKLGPLMYSEDEDAGYLGRGGSQNSSVSGDTAKLIDSEVRSIIDHCYGTAKQLLTENRDKLEAMADALMKYETIDADQIDDIMTGRPPREPRDWGGGSGTNGTPITPDPRPEAPIGGPAAEH; encoded by the coding sequence ATGGCAAAGAATTTGATCCTGTGGTTGATCATCGCGGCTGTCCTGGTGACGGTGATGAACAACTTCTCCAGCCCGAACGAGCCGCAGAACCTCAACTATTCCGAGTTCATCCAGCAAGTGAAGGATGGCAAGGTCGAGAAGGTTTCTGTTGACGGCTACGTCATCACGGGCAAACGCAGCGACGGTGATACCTTCAAGACCATCCGCCCGAACATCCCGGACAATGGTCTGATCGGCGATCTGGTCAGCAACAATGTCGTGGTTGAAGGCAAGCAGCCTGAACAGCAGAGCATCTGGACCCAGCTACTGGTGGCCAGCTTCCCGATTCTGGTGATCATCGCTGTCTTCATGTTCTTCATGCGCCAGATGCAGGGCGGTGCGGGCGGCAAGGGCGGCCCGATGAGCTTTGGCAAGAGCAAGGCGCGCCTGCTGTCTGAAGATCAGGTCAAGACGACCCTGGCTGATGTTGCTGGTTGTGACGAAGCCAAGGAAGAAGTCGGCGAGCTGGTCGAGTTTCTTCGTGATCCGGGCAAGTTCCAGCGCCTGGGTGGCCGGATTCCTCGCGGCGTGTTGATGGTCGGTCCTCCGGGTACCGGTAAGACGTTGATCGCCAAGGCCATTGCCGGCGAAGCAAAAGTACCGTTCTTCACGATTTCCGGCTCCGATTTTGTCGAAATGTTCGTGGGTGTTGGTGCAAGCCGCGTCCGTGACATGTTCGAACAAGCCAAAAAGCACGCTCCCTGCATCATCTTCATCGACGAAATCGATGCGGTCGGTCGCCATCGTGGCGCTGGTATGGGTGGTGGGCACGACGAGCGCGAGCAGACCCTCAACCAGTTGCTGGTCGAGATGGATGGTTTCGAAATGAATGACGGCATCATCGTCATTGCTGCGACCAACCGCCCGGACGTCCTTGACCCTGCGTTATTGCGTCCAGGCCGTTTCGACCGTCAGGTTGTTGTAGGTCTGCCGGATATCCGTGGTCGTGAACAGATCCTCAAGGTTCACATGCGCAAAGTGCCAATGGGTGACGATGTAAACCCAGGCGTTATTGCTCGTGGTACCCCGGGTTTCTCCGGTGCCGACCTGGCCAACCTGGTCAACGAGGCTTCGTTGTTCGCTGCCCGGTCCGGCAAGCGCGTTGTAGAAATGAAGGAATTCGAGCTGGCCAAAGACAAGATCATGATGGGCGCCGAGCGCAAATCGATGGTCATGTCCGATAAGGAAAAGCGCAACACCGCTTACCACGAGGCGGGTCACGCTATCGTCGGACGTCTGGTGCCTGAGCATGACCCTGTCTACAAGGTTTCGATCATTCCTCGTGGTCGTGCCCTGGGTGTGACCATGTTCCTCCCGGAAGAAGATCGTTACAGCCTGTCCAAGCGTGCGCTGATCAGCCAGATCTGCTCGCTGTACGGTGGTCGTATTGCTGAAGAGATGACGCTGGGCTTTGATGGCGTCACGACTGGTGCCTCCAACGACATCATGCGTGCCAGCCAGATTGCCCGGAACATGGTCACTAAGTGGGGCTTGTCTGAAAAGCTCGGTCCGTTGATGTACTCCGAAGACGAAGATGCGGGTTATCTGGGGCGCGGTGGCAGTCAGAACTCCAGTGTTTCGGGTGATACCGCCAAGCTGATCGACTCCGAAGTGCGCAGTATCATCGATCACTGCTACGGCACCGCCAAGCAACTGCTCACGGAAAATCGTGACAAGCTTGAAGCGATGGCCGATGCATTGATGAAGTACGAAACCATTGATGCCGATCAGATCGACGACATCATGACCGGTCGTCCGCCGCGCGAACCGCGTGACTGGGGTGGTGGTTCGGGTACCAACGGTACTCCGATAACACCGGACCCACGTCCTGAGGCGCCAATCGGCGGCCCGGCTGCCGAGCATTAA
- the folP gene encoding dihydropteroate synthase: MTSALYPTRLPCGNRVLDLAHTHVMGILNATPDSFSDGGRYSQLDEALRHAESMVLAGATLIDVGGESTRPGARPVSALEEVERVAPIVELIARELDVIISVDTSTPEVMLETAALGAGLINDVRSLQRPGALQAAERTGLPVCLMHMLGEPGTMQENPHYQDLLGEVSAFLLERMHQCVAAGIGRHQIILDPGFGFAKTLEHNLSLFRHMEALHALGQPLLVGVSRKSMIGAVLNRSVDQRLSGGLALAALAITKGAKILRVHDVAETADVVRMIAAVEAAE; this comes from the coding sequence ATGACATCTGCGCTGTACCCAACCCGGTTGCCTTGCGGCAACCGGGTTCTTGATTTGGCCCATACGCACGTTATGGGTATCCTTAATGCAACCCCCGATTCCTTTTCAGATGGCGGCCGTTACAGCCAGCTCGATGAAGCGTTGCGTCATGCCGAGTCGATGGTGCTGGCGGGTGCGACACTGATTGATGTGGGTGGCGAGTCCACACGTCCGGGCGCACGTCCGGTGTCCGCGCTGGAGGAGGTCGAGCGTGTCGCGCCGATCGTCGAGCTCATCGCGCGCGAACTCGATGTGATTATTTCAGTTGATACGTCTACGCCTGAGGTCATGCTGGAGACGGCTGCGCTGGGTGCGGGCCTGATCAATGACGTCCGCTCGCTACAGCGCCCTGGCGCGCTGCAGGCGGCTGAAAGGACCGGGTTGCCGGTCTGCCTCATGCACATGCTGGGTGAGCCGGGCACCATGCAGGAAAATCCTCATTACCAGGATCTGCTGGGTGAGGTCAGCGCTTTCTTGCTTGAGCGCATGCATCAATGTGTCGCTGCCGGGATTGGCAGGCATCAGATTATCCTCGATCCTGGCTTTGGTTTCGCCAAGACACTGGAGCACAATCTGAGTTTGTTCCGGCACATGGAAGCGCTGCACGCGCTCGGTCAGCCACTGCTGGTGGGTGTGTCACGCAAAAGCATGATTGGCGCGGTGCTGAACCGTTCGGTCGACCAGCGCCTTTCCGGTGGTCTGGCGCTCGCTGCTTTGGCAATCACCAAAGGGGCAAAAATTCTACGTGTGCACGATGTCGCCGAAACGGCTGACGTGGTGCGCATGATCGCAGCTGTCGAAGCAGCTGAATAA
- the glmM gene encoding phosphoglucosamine mutase, producing the protein MSTRKYFGTDGIRGRVGQFPITPEFMLKLGWAAGMAFRKMGTCRILVGKDTRISGYMFESALEAGLSAAGADVLLLGPMPTPAIAYLTRTFHAEAGIVISASHNPHYDNGIKFFSGQGTKLPDEIEMMIEELLDAPMTVAESENLGKVSRINDAAGRYIEFCKSSVPTSTDFAGLKVVIDCAHGATYKVAPNVFRELGAQVVVLSAQPDGLNINKDCGSTHMEALQAAVVAENADMGIGFDGDGDRVLMVDHTGTIVDGDELLYIIARDLHERGRLQGGVVGTLMSNLGLELALAEQNIPFVRANVGDRYVIAELLERNWQIGGENSGHIVCFQHATTGDAIIASLQVILALRRSGISLAEARLKLRKCPQILINVRFEGSSVDPVSHPSVQEACARVTEQMAGRGRVLLRKSGTEPLVRVMVEGEDEAQVRGYAEGLAKLVAEVCA; encoded by the coding sequence ATGAGTACCAGGAAATATTTCGGAACCGACGGCATTCGTGGTCGTGTAGGGCAATTTCCGATCACGCCGGAGTTCATGTTGAAACTGGGCTGGGCTGCAGGTATGGCCTTCCGCAAGATGGGCACCTGCCGGATTCTCGTCGGCAAGGACACCCGTATTTCCGGTTACATGTTCGAGTCCGCACTTGAGGCCGGTCTCTCTGCAGCGGGTGCCGATGTGCTGCTGCTCGGGCCGATGCCGACCCCTGCGATTGCCTACCTCACGCGCACTTTTCATGCTGAAGCGGGCATCGTCATCAGCGCTTCGCACAACCCGCATTACGATAATGGCATCAAGTTCTTCTCGGGGCAGGGCACCAAATTGCCTGACGAGATCGAGATGATGATCGAAGAATTGCTCGATGCCCCGATGACCGTTGCCGAATCCGAAAATCTCGGCAAGGTCTCGCGCATCAACGATGCGGCCGGCCGGTACATCGAGTTCTGCAAAAGCAGTGTGCCAACCAGTACCGACTTTGCCGGTCTCAAGGTGGTTATCGACTGCGCGCATGGCGCTACCTACAAGGTTGCGCCCAACGTCTTTCGCGAACTGGGTGCTCAGGTCGTGGTGCTTTCTGCCCAGCCCGACGGGCTGAACATCAACAAGGATTGTGGTTCGACGCACATGGAAGCGCTGCAGGCTGCCGTGGTCGCGGAAAACGCCGACATGGGTATCGGCTTCGATGGCGATGGTGACCGTGTATTGATGGTCGACCATACCGGCACCATCGTTGATGGTGACGAGTTGCTGTACATCATTGCCCGCGATCTGCATGAGCGCGGTCGCTTGCAGGGCGGTGTCGTGGGTACGCTGATGAGCAACCTCGGTCTTGAGCTGGCCCTCGCCGAGCAGAATATTCCGTTCGTGCGCGCAAATGTCGGTGACCGGTACGTGATTGCCGAGCTGCTTGAGCGCAACTGGCAGATCGGTGGCGAGAACTCCGGGCACATCGTGTGCTTCCAGCACGCTACCACAGGTGATGCGATCATCGCTTCGCTGCAGGTCATACTGGCGCTTCGTCGCAGCGGTATCAGCCTTGCCGAGGCACGTCTGAAATTGCGCAAATGCCCGCAGATCCTGATCAATGTGCGTTTCGAGGGGTCAAGTGTCGACCCTGTTTCGCATCCTTCGGTGCAGGAAGCCTGCGCACGCGTTACCGAGCAGATGGCGGGGCGCGGCAGGGTTCTGCTGCGCAAGTCCGGCACCGAGCCGCTGGTGCGTGTGATGGTGGAAGGTGAGGACGAAGCGCAGGTCCGCGGCTATGCCGAAGGGCTCGCAAAACTGGTTGCTGAAGTTTGCGCCTGA
- the tpiA gene encoding triose-phosphate isomerase translates to MRRPMVAGNWKMHGTRASVAELIEGLGKQVLPGNVDVVVMPASLFITQVIESLEGTAIITGAQDAAIQAAQGALTGEIASSQLADAGCRLVLVGHSERRQLIGEQDDVLNKKFAAIQASGLTPVLCVGETLEQRQAGKTLEVVGRQLDSVIAEFGINALVNAVIAYEPVWAIGTGLTASPQEAQEVHAAIRAQLAKENAEVAQGVRLLYGGSVKAANAVELFSMPDIDGGLIGGASLNADEFGAICRAAGN, encoded by the coding sequence ATGCGCCGCCCAATGGTAGCTGGTAACTGGAAAATGCACGGTACCCGCGCCAGCGTCGCTGAGCTGATCGAGGGGCTGGGCAAACAAGTGTTGCCGGGCAACGTCGATGTTGTCGTGATGCCTGCGAGTCTGTTCATCACCCAGGTGATCGAAAGCCTTGAAGGTACTGCGATCATCACAGGTGCGCAGGACGCAGCCATACAGGCAGCGCAGGGCGCACTGACCGGCGAGATCGCATCCAGTCAGCTGGCTGATGCAGGTTGCAGGCTGGTACTCGTCGGGCACTCCGAACGTCGTCAGTTGATTGGCGAGCAGGATGATGTGCTCAACAAGAAGTTTGCAGCAATCCAGGCGAGTGGTTTGACACCTGTTCTGTGTGTAGGTGAAACCCTGGAGCAGCGCCAGGCTGGCAAGACGCTTGAAGTTGTCGGGCGTCAGCTTGACAGCGTGATTGCCGAGTTCGGCATCAATGCACTGGTCAATGCAGTAATTGCCTACGAGCCAGTCTGGGCCATCGGCACCGGATTGACCGCTTCGCCTCAAGAGGCGCAGGAAGTGCACGCAGCCATTCGTGCACAACTGGCGAAAGAGAATGCCGAAGTCGCACAAGGCGTGCGACTTCTCTATGGCGGCAGCGTGAAGGCGGCCAATGCGGTCGAGCTATTCAGCATGCCGGATATCGATGGGGGGCTCATTGGTGGGGCTTCCTTGAATGCAGATGAGTTCGGTGCGATCTGTCGCGCCGCGGGAAACTGA
- the secG gene encoding preprotein translocase subunit SecG: MLETVVIVFHLLGALGVVALVLLQQGKGADAGASFGAGASNTVFGGQGTSTFLSKFTAILAACFFITSLGLGYFAKEKAQQLTQVGLPDPAVLEVKQKPAADDVPVLEAQKPAVVPADVPPASGQK; this comes from the coding sequence ATGCTGGAAACAGTCGTAATTGTTTTTCATCTGTTGGGTGCGCTGGGCGTTGTTGCCCTGGTATTGCTGCAGCAGGGTAAAGGTGCCGACGCAGGTGCGTCTTTCGGAGCGGGTGCATCAAATACTGTCTTCGGAGGTCAAGGAACCTCTACCTTTCTCAGTAAGTTTACTGCTATACTCGCCGCATGTTTTTTCATAACCAGCTTGGGGTTAGGTTACTTTGCTAAAGAGAAAGCTCAACAGCTGACTCAAGTAGGTTTGCCAGATCCAGCGGTATTGGAAGTGAAGCAAAAACCGGCAGCAGATGATGTGCCGGTGCTCGAAGCGCAAAAGCCAGCAGTTGTTCCTGCTGACGTACCTCCAGCTTCCGGGCAGAAGTAA
- the rimP gene encoding ribosome maturation factor RimP: MSSKLEQLQDLLAPVVVALGYQCWGIDFSSQGKHSVLRIYIDKEGGVLVDDCAIVSRQISGVLDVEDPISTEYTLEVSSPGMERPLFTIEQFASYAGEQVRIKLRSPFEGRRNFQGLLRGVEEQDVVVQVEDHEFLLPIDLIDKANIIPTFD; encoded by the coding sequence GTGTCGAGCAAGCTAGAACAGTTGCAGGACTTGTTGGCCCCGGTGGTCGTGGCCCTAGGCTATCAATGCTGGGGGATCGATTTCAGTTCCCAGGGCAAGCATTCGGTGCTGCGCATTTATATCGACAAGGAAGGTGGTGTTCTGGTGGATGACTGCGCAATCGTCAGTCGCCAGATCAGCGGTGTGCTGGATGTAGAAGATCCAATCAGCACTGAGTACACCCTTGAAGTATCTTCTCCTGGCATGGAGCGCCCGCTGTTCACTATTGAGCAGTTTGCTTCGTACGCCGGGGAACAAGTAAGAATAAAGCTGCGTTCGCCCTTTGAAGGCCGACGCAACTTTCAAGGCCTTCTCCGCGGGGTGGAGGAGCAGGATGTCGTGGTGCAGGTTGAAGACCATGAATTCCTGTTACCGATCGACTTGATCGACAAGGCCAACATTATTCCCACGTTTGACTGA